The Sorghum bicolor cultivar BTx623 chromosome 6, Sorghum_bicolor_NCBIv3, whole genome shotgun sequence genome contains the following window.
ACAACATTGATCAGTTCAGTCGACCGATGGAGCAGCATCATGTGTGTGTGCTGCGCAGTATGTTGCCTGTCTGGGTCATGGGGTCCTCTTTAGTTTGGCAGATTTAGCAGTAGGGATCTATCTATTCTCACGAGAGCCCgtagagaaaaaaagaaacaaagaaaagcCATTCAAAAAGGCATTCAGCAAATCGCCAAACTTCGGGGTTGCCAGTGCCCCTCCCTAGGTACCTAATAATTGTACACTCCTATTCCTCCTAACGCAATTGCTTATTCACTCTCACATGTGACGTAATGGTCCACAAACTAAGGCTCATTATGCTAAAACTGCCCCTGGTTTCTCCATGTGTTGCAAAGTGGTACTTATAGATGGTACTAATCGGAATCATACTAAGCATCTAGCTTTTCATAAATACAGGTCTAATCTGCAAATGTGTCAAACTCTAGACACCATCGTGCATTTGGGGTCCTGCAGCCGTCCCAAATTATTTTTGTATATAATACCCCAAGAGAGCCTCGGAGAGAGGAGCCTGCTTTGCTCTTCTCGTGTTGCCAACATCGACAACAATGGCAATAGCCCAATACAGCAGCACGATGAAGGCATCCTGTGTAGTACTTGTTTCAATCCTTCTTCTAGCCACTCTTGCAGCTGCagatgcttcttcatcctctccTCCGTCTTCCCTCGGCAGGCATCCAGCGCTGGTTCTAGGTCGCAAAGGCAGAGAACTCGGCCAGTCATCAGGGTACCATTACCAGCATCAGAGCAAGCACATGCAGATGCTGcagcctgaggtcagttcttacCCCATACATAGTTCATAAATCAATCACCAAGAACCTGTTGATCGAAATCCCATTTCGTTATctgcaaagaaagaaaaaccgAGTGCCTGAAGTCTGAATCCAGCCGTTGTTGTCTGCCTGTTTTCAGTCTTCATATAGGATGCATTGTTTTTGGGATTCAGTTAACATCTTCAGCAATGTGCAGACAGAGAACTTGACACAGTATCCGTCCATGGTTTGTAGGAAGTGGCTATGGAGGTGAAGAAGcccaaggaggaggaggccaaGGCGGGTTGGACGGCGGATCAGGGCGAGGACGCGGAGGCAGGGCTCATCTACAGCGCGGACTACAGCGGCGTGGCCATGCATGCTGGCTCTCCGCCGACAGCGAAGCCCAAGCACAGGCACCCCACCAAACCATAGGACACTGTCCTTAATCCTTGTGTAGTCAATTATGTTGTTAGTCGTGTGTTTTCATCGCTGGATTGTAGTTACAAGCACCCCTGCCGTCTttgtaaaatatatatatgcttcTGTTGCTCTTGCTCTCTTGCTTTCTAGCTCTGTGCCCCTGCCCTTGCATGATTTGCTTCTCTCGTTGATAGGTGCTAATGTGCTATATATGGCGCTATGCTAATCCACAGACACACAAAATGGCAGCCGGTCGTACGTCAAATCGTCGTTGATGTGGCCCAAAAAAGCACCGTtaaaaaggttgctatatcggTGGCGTGCTGCCGACATGCCAGCCGTGGCTGTGGGAGGCATTTTGTTGGTTAATTACCCTGTCCTCTGCCTGCAGTTTCTTGCACCGGCAGCCGCTGTGCCGCGCGGGCTGGGCAGCTGGCACGGCATTGATACACGAatagtagttttttttttaaaaaaaaaacaagatacACGAATAAGAAACCGTCGTCTATGAGAATATCTCCAACGCTATGTTGAACCGTACAATCGAACAAAAGCACAGCTCGTTGCCTTTAATGTGCACATGGACTGATGCACCTGAAtggaattttaaaaaaaaactttatctGAGTGGCGCTCTTGAGAGTAGGAGAGTGATGAGAGGCGCTGCATCCACAAACAATTTTTTATCCCTCGGTTTGACTCATCTGCAAACTATGATTTTTGTTTTGACACCGAGCGTCCGAATGCTCCATTGTTCCCGGTTCTCTTTTTCCTTCCCTTGGTTCGACCCATCTGCAAATTATGATTTTCGTTCTGACACTCAGCGCTCAAATGCTCGAATTTTGCTTTTTCCTTCCCCCGGTTCGCTTATGCCTAACACTGGAGATGCTATAGTGAACATTTCTATaaaggcactcacaatgcagactctatcatagagtctaaagttatttattacctcaaataatatggacttggagtcttatttttctacctctttcttcaataaatatgctgccacatcagcagaataccataaataatatgtaataatTATCTTAGATTCTGTAATAGAGTcttacattgtgagtgccctaaataGACCAACATAAAACAAAAAATCTACCCAATCCTCATCCTCTCTCTCCCGGCGATTCTCTCTCTTTTCCTAATTTTCTCCCACCTTCCATCATAATTAAGTAAAAGGTCTGTATTTTTGGCGATTATAAGTTACAAGGCTCTCAAATTTTAACCCTAGCTTATCTCCAAGACCCAAGTATGAACATGGTCTCTCCCAGTTTTTAACTTGTTGTACTGGCTCCGGCAAGCTCTCCGCTCGTGTAGATATACTACGGCGGTAAAACCTAAAACTACTATCATATTTTTCTAAGACAAAATAATTTCTCTCTGAATTCCCTAAGACTAGCAAATATGCTCGCGCAATACACACATGTTTgtgaaaaatattttatatacaATGAGAACATTAATTGAATTCTCGATATATTAATTCGCATATATCATAGACATTTATTTAAATATAGAAATAGAATATATTTATAGATGGGTGGACTCAAAGATATGGCCACGCATATCTATTCCTActactaaattgtgaaaattgtgaaaattttggTCTGCCCCCAAAATTTTTCTGCCACCGTCGGTAGCTGAGTCGGTCCACGCGTCCGTCCCAATCAATTGTGGGCTTTAACGTTGGCAGTgaggaaaaaaagaataaaagtttTTTCTAAGGTTCCCATGCAAAATCTCTTTTATACATTACAACACAGTGAGAATAAAGAAATTATAGAGGCTTAGATGCAAAATGTTTATTCACTTTTCTTTTAGTATTTAAATTAATTgataaatacatagtaattcatagaaaaatctaaaaattacaaaacaaattttgtttagctccacatatgtagatccatacagtgaacaaaaaatatcacaaattttattatattttctttGCTGGAGATGCCTGTCTAtgttttttagtgtaaaattgatcggctgaaaattgataaatgcatgtaaatcatagaaaaatctaaaaattacaaaaaaaatttgttcagctccatatatgtagatccatgcactaaacaaaacatatcacaaattttagtatatttattttttgttgaagatgcttgcctatgctttttagtgtaaaattaaaattgtagttatcttgctccaattattatgaaaattttatggtagtctattTAATAtaatgcttgatttgtggtaaaagttttagcaccattcctgcatatctcactAATTTCCTAAATCAATCGTGGGCTTTAACGCTGGCAGAgaggaaaaaaagaataaaagtttttctaagGTTCCCAATGCAAAATCTCTTTTAGACATTGAATAAAGAAATTATAGAGGCTTAGATGCAAAGTGTTTATCCTATTAGTTtaattttcttttattatttaaatcgattgataaatacatagtaattcatagaaaattataaaattacaaaacaaattttgttcagctccacatatgtagatccatgcagtgaACGCGTCCATCCGAATCAATCGTGGGCTTTAACGCTAACAGTGaggaaaaaagaataaaaattttTCTAAATGTAAAATCTCTTTTATACATTACAACACATTGAGAATAAAGAAATTATAGAGGCTTAGATGCAAAGTGTTTATTCACTTTTCTTTTAGTATTTAAATTAATTgataaatacatagtaattcatagaaaaatctaaaaattacaaaacaaattttgtttagctccacatatgtagatagtgaacaaaaaatatcacaaattttattatattttctttcatggagatgcttgcctatgttttttagtgtaaaattgatcggctgaaaattgataaatgcgtagtaaatcatagaaaaatctaaaaattacaaaacaaattttgttcagctccatatatgtagatccatgcactaaacaaaacatatcacaaattttagtatatttattttttgttgAAGATGCTTGCttgtgctttttagtgtaaaattaatattgtagttatcttgctctaattattatgaaaattttatgataGTATATTTAATAtaatgcttgatttgtggtaaaagttttagcaccattcctgcatatctcactAATTTCCTGAATCAATCGTGGGCTTTAACGCTGGCAGACAGGAAAAAGAagaataaaagtttttctaagGTTCCTAATGCAAAATCTGTTTTATACATTGAATAAAGAAATTATAGAGGCTTAGATGTAAAGTGTTTATCCTAttagtttacttttcttttattatttaaatcgattgataaatacatagtaattcatagaaaaatctaaaaattacaaaacaaattttgttcagctccacaaatGTAGATCCATGTAATGaacaaaaatatcacaaattttattatatattttctTTGTTGGAGATGCTTTCCTATgccttttagtgtaaaattaatcggctaaaaattgataaatgcgttgtaaatcatagaaaaatctaaaaattacaaaacaaattttgttcagctccatatatgtagatccatgcactaaacaaaacatatcACAAATGTTTTTTtgtgtaaaattgaaattgtagttatcttgctccaattattatgaaaattttataatagtctatttaatgtgatgcttgatttgtggtaaaagttttagcaccgttcctgcatatctcactaatttactaatttattaAATTTGTGCTTGAGGATGTTTACGCTACCTTTGCACGATatgttgttatgtcatatgaacactaAATAAGCCCATATattcataatctacatacatttaattgatatatcatatttcataggaatcctaacctaaataaaaaaagctaccaacaaacttctcatgttttagtATTAGAGGTgatattagagtaagataaggtttgactaatttctattgttattattattaaataaatatgtctccaagctatatattattgtaaatattaactatctaatatcatagatgtcatggttatcaataaaataaattacgggctttaaattttataaaaatgataaatataaatagacatGTAATATTTTTTATGGTCATTTaatgtttttctcccgttgcaacgcattaTCGAGTCCAAACATGTTACACATTAATATTTTTGAAATCAAGTTCAAACATGTTTAACATTTTAACATTTTGGCTTGTATAAATACATTCTGCATTAGTATTTTGGATCGTGTGAGAGTCAAAGTCCTTTTTGGCTTGCATTGCCGTTGGAGTTCATGATAACTTGGCTCATATGGGCATTGAAGTCTTACATCTCACGTGTGTTTagatttttattattttcctttttttaggtCTAGAAGGAATCttggaccttgtttagttcgcaaattttttcaagatttctcgtcacatcgaatctttggttgcatgcatggaacattaaatatagataaaaataaaaactaattgcacagtttatctgtaatttgtgaaatgaatcttttgagcccagttactctataattggacaatgtttgtcaaataaaaatgaaagtgctacagtagccaaaaactaaattttttgc
Protein-coding sequences here:
- the LOC8070261 gene encoding uncharacterized protein LOC8070261 → MAIAQYSSTMKASCVVLVSILLLATLAAADASSSSPPSSLGRHPALVLGRKGRELGQSSGYHYQHQSKHMQMLQPEEVAMEVKKPKEEEAKAGWTADQGEDAEAGLIYSADYSGVAMHAGSPPTAKPKHRHPTKP